The Xenopus tropicalis strain Nigerian chromosome 2, UCB_Xtro_10.0, whole genome shotgun sequence genome window below encodes:
- the sytl2 gene encoding synaptotagmin-like protein 2 isoform X2 encodes MIDLSFLTEAEQEAILRVLNRDAELKKAEEERVRHLYDAVDDENELKYKSGQWFYEAKSKRHRDKIHGADLVRASMRKRKAPPATLAELSRNYKENSKKSWVSSVNKDVFIPPELYGVMEDQEEEQGGFVPVKIEPTQSSKRVSFLSTDKNMESSKNGNVSPSRQRRNPFNSTNEGDDDTELGKDTHEPVNGPESGDKVSYPDVLPPKIKFGVKLPYPAPGEIIRLSSTSPNASLTNGGQIPIPKPRTMPLKKTDSLERSSSDLKREDSFGSSGRPKSILKRRSSSSSTDSESIRLAQKADLNKIGLSTPILQAEPVDESPDKLKQVRFSANVHQNPPSPGGESVGGKEIGEFGILEPGLSQASLENRASSEDSVSAPKPSSSLVLDILTKTIYRKGSGEIPDLNGSPVEGPSLGANSASLNEDLNNIKEDSFVQENKPEVSLALEANVSSDNDPLYAAVKKPSGSFSSGLSQDYDMEDAHKFLGQGWKMQNRDRGGQKLVFGTSSGGIGKMSFERDDLSNIPQLENVLSFEENKENEGDYLDAEENDMPDMESEPADEPTDYFPAWRRPSIIINESLRQPITADNLSKERTDAPQTGHGKFRQPSQESGIQTDSAYSSEDLKVESRYTPLSIRDAQRVEEDKPDGLMTNLYSESKPNAVEGTADKANVRFLDQGVEGTGLPIPSKFETMYFRDRFSDGPKEQMLNSAQRPIWNTEEKNNLKLNADVPSSTLLKDTLYSKKPLHVDPQLKSSSEISPESLLPQNNYEILSEEELTSQKVASWLAQTPSIQGEEQIDLIEEHLYPEEQQMYPAEEQIYAKEEQVNQSEEVGEVVERSTVNHKSGAEEFKNALEKLKEEMSQAPPIAEMQNVSYEQPNRGSVVIEADSKATEPFPYAVDKNQDRAPTAYRSLPNSSFFQRVMQISQSINKEASPDEVQMTDQQKSPLPEPINLTNNLKQEEVINDLTPLPMKAQTDYASPYDKNDVEEIRSLDSQEVREEEVVQEKVTAVKDAFRISLQKLEEEYNIALASEAQMTPSFEEGGEEGQVQESPSPTVEQSEEEVVPEKVPVVKDAFKVALERLSEEHNSAMASDAQITLSSGEVNEGYLFQESPSPTVEQSEEEVVPEKVPVVKDAFKVALERLAEEHNSAMASDAQIIPSFDEGYLLQESPSPAIEQSEEEVVPEKVPVVKDAFKVALERLVEEHNSAMASDAQITPSSEEVNEGHQLQECSSPTIDQSKEYANEVEEVVEKMSVPDKSYQDEFTAALNKLQVEASEPAYTTEISEPANAHIDFNTEISSVHENRPDEVKTNLSSPVSQSIPYETVENTNVRLTSPDKGRVERPHSGNFRVMTLKERISDGNEEQISNPEQFRNLRKFWDTEKRSSKELDGYSKLNAQLKTKDNLKDNLSDTSSTKTASTLNDLQERDENVYKDISSRESSSVDGASAAVIGDIIGKDAASLDLHQHTDEEEIGAREWNWEEPESQDNPTFISNMPSRDVVISKKVYSTIESLPSYKDKENNLDRLTEPQEQGSTTQRKPQDLYFAARYEVLDKNSGSDQSGSVTESSGNLLYKKPESESPDASKRNSIDPKQGIEESDPILRALKRSSTKTLPPLPVQEVSLEKSNQDDITVPKEDRDHTYEEVRADKVVPERSHFSDPEKLKRLSQSVPSFLNDDVSGSVMSIYSGDFGNVDIKGNIQFALDYADNLQEFQVFVSQCKDLAAADVKKQRSDPYVKAYLLPEKAKMGKRKTGVKKKTLNPVYNDVLRYKISKNALLSQTLNLSVWHHDVLGRNSFLGEVDVNLASWDWSNKQMNWYPLQPRTPAAGIGLENRGEMKLALKYVPEAFTGAKNAGTGEVHIWLKECTNLPMLRGNKINSFIKCTILPDTSRKSRQKTRAVDKTPNPYFNHTMVYDGFRKEDLKEACVELTVWDHNKLTNHFLGGLRIGLGTGKSYGTPVDWMDSNAAEATTWEKMITSPDTWVEAILPLRMLKMAKMAK; translated from the exons GCACCTCTATGATGCCGTCGATGATGAGAATGAACTAAAATACAAAAGCGGTCAATGGTTTTATGAAGCAAAGTCAAAAAGGCATAGAGATAAGATCCATGGAGCAGATCTGGTCAGAGCGTCAATGAGAAAAAGAAAAGCGCCACCGGCAACTCTAG CTGAATTAAGTAGAAACTATAAGGAAAACTCCAAGAAGAGCTGGGTCAGCAGTGTCAACAAGGATGTGTTTATTCCTCCAGAGCTTTATGGAGTCATGGAAGACCAAGAGGAGGAGCAAGGTGGCTTTGTGCCGGTGAAGATTGAGCCCACGCAAAG TTCCAAAAGAGTGAGCTTCTTATCCACAGACAAAAACATGGAAAGTTCGAAGAACGGGAATGTATCTCCATCAAGG CAAAGAAGAAATCCATTTAACTCTACCAATGAGGGAGACGATGACACAGAACTTGGAAAGGACACACACGAACCTGTAAACGGACCAGAAAGTGGAGACAAGGTGTCCTACCCAG ATGTCTtgcccccaaaaataaaatttggtGTGAAGTTGCCTTACCCAGCACCAGGAGAAATCATCCGACTTTCATCAACCTCTCCCAATGCCTCTTTAACAAATGGCGGACAGATTCCAATACCAAAGCCTAGAACAATGCCACTGAAGAAAACGGACTCTCTAGAACGGTCTTCTTCTGACCTCAAAAGGGAGGATTCCTTCGGTAGTTCTGGCAGAcctaaaagcattttaaaacgCAGGTCCAGTTCAAGCTCTACAGATTCTGAATCTATAAGATTGGCCCAGAAAGCTGATTTAAACAAAATTGGCTTGTCTACCCCCATTCTGCAAGCAGAACCTGTTGATGAGTCCCCAGACAAACTAAAGCAGGTGCGGTTCTCTGCAAATGTTCACCAGAACCCTCCATCCCCGGGGGGAGAGTCGGTCGGTGGCAAAGAAATTGGTGAATTTGGAATTCTCGAGCCAGGTTTATCCCAAGCTTCGTTGGAAAATCGTGCATCTTCTGAAGATTCGGTGTCGGCCCCGAAGCCTTCTTCTAGTCTGGTTCTAGACATCCTAACAAAGACCATTTATCGAAAGGGCTCAGGGGAAATCCCAGACTTGAACGGGTCTCCAGTCGAAGGTCCTAGTTTAGGTGCAAACTCGGCAAGTCTTAACGAAGACCTGAACAACATCAAAGAAGATTCATTTGTACAAGAAAACAAACCTGAAGTCAGTCTTGCACTGGAGGCAAATGTCTCTTCAG ATAATGATCCTCTTTATGCCGCGGTGAAGAAACCTTCTGGATCCTTCTCTTCAGGTCTTTCCCAAG ACTATGATATGGAAGATGCCCATAAATTCCTTGGCCAAGGATGGAAGATGCAAAACAGAGACAGAGGAGGACAAAAGCTGGTGTTTGGGACAAGCAGTGGTGGCATTGGAAAAATGAGCTTTGAAAGAGATGATCTTTCTAACATACCCCAGCTAGAAAATGTGCTGAGCTTTGAGGAAAATAAGGAAAATGAAGGGGATTACCTGGATGCTGAAGAGAATGACATGCCTGATATGGAAAGTGAGCCCGCTGATGAGCCCACTGATTATTTTCCTGCATGGAGGAGACCTTCCATCATCATCAATGAAAGCTTACGACAGCCGATTACTGCCGACAATTTAAGCAAAGAGCGAACAGATGCCCCACAAACTGGCCACGGAAAATTCCGTCAGCCTTCACAAGAAAGTGGAATTCAGACCGACTCTGCATACTCATCTGAAGACCTCAAAGTGGAGAGCAGATATACACCTCTTAGCATTAGGGATGCTCAAAGAGTAGAGGAAGATAAACCTGATGGACTAATGACCAACTTGTATTCTGAAAGTAAACCCAATGCAGTTGAGGGTACCGCAGACAAAGCAAATGTCAGATTTTTAGACCAAGGTGTAGAAGGAACAGGTTTACCCATACCTTCGAAGTTTGAAACCATGTATTTTAGAGACAGGTTTAGTGATGGCCCTAAGGAGCAGATGCTTAACTCGGCACAAAGACCAATTTGGAATACAGAGGAAAAGAACAACCTTAAACTTAATGCAGATGTACCCTCAAGTACCCTTCTTAAAGATACCCTCTATAGCAAGAAACCATTGCATGTTGACCCTCAGCTCAAAAGCTCAAGTGAGATTTCTCCAGAGTCTCTTCTACCGCAGAATAACTATGAGATTCTTTCTGAGGAAGAGTTAACGTCACAGAAAGTAGCTTCATGGTTAGCCCAGACCCCTTCCATACAAGGTGAGGAGCAAATAGATCTGATCGAAGAACACCTGTATCCAGAGGAGCAGCAGATGTATCCAGCTGAAGAACAGATATATGCAAAAGAAGAACAAGTAAATCAAAGTGAAGAAGTTGGGGAAGTCGTTGAAAGGTCTACGGTTAATCATAAGTCAGGCGCGGAGGAGTTTAAGAATGCACTAGAGAAACTTAAAGAGGAAATGTCACAGGCTCCTCCTATTGCTGAAATGCAAAATGTTTCATATGAGCAACCCAACAGGGGCAGTGTTGTTATAGAGGCAGATTCCAAAGCCACTGAGCCATTTCCTTATGCTGTTGATAAAAATCAGGATAGGGCACCTACTGCTTACAGGTCTCtgccaaatagcagctttttcCAACGTGTTATGCAGATATCTCAGAGTATAAACAAGGAGGCATCTCCAGATGAAGTGCAAATGACTGATCAACAAAAATCTCCTTTACcggagccaattaacctgactAATAATTTAAAGCAGGAGGAAGTCATTAACGATCTTACGCCACTGCCAATGAAAGCTCAAACTGATTATGCTAGTCCCTATGATAAAAATGACGTTGAAGAAATACGTTCCCTAGATTCTCAGGAGGTACGTGAGGAGGAAGTTGTTCAAGAAAAGGTTACAGCAGTGAAGGATGCCTTCAGAATTTCTTTGCAAAAACTTGAAGAGGAGTATAACATTGCCCTTGCCAGTGAAGCCCAAATGACTCCAAGCTTTGAAGAGGGAGGTGAAGAAGGCCAAGTGCAGGAATCTCCTTCACCCACTGTTGAACAGAGCGAGGAAGAGGTGGTACCTGAAAAGGTTCCAGTGGTGAAAGATGCCTTTAAGGTTGCCTTGGAAAGACTTTCAGAAGAGCATAACTCTGCTATGGCCAGTGATGCCCAGATCACTCTGAGCTCTGGAGAAGTTAATGAAGGCTACCTATTCCAAGAAAGTCCTTCACCCACCGTTGAACAGAGCGAGGAAGAGGTGGTACCAGAAAAGGTTCCAGTGGTGAAAGATGCCTTTAAGGTTGCCTTGGAAAGACTTGCAGAAGAGCATAACTCTGCTATGGCCAGTGATGCCCAGATCATTCCGAGCTTTGATGAAGGCTACCTATTGCAAGAAAGTCCTTCACCCGCCATTGAACAGAGCGAGGAAGAGGTGGTACCAGAAAAGGTTCCAGTGGTGAAAGATGCCTTTAAGGTTGCCTTGGAAAGACTTGTGGAAGAGCATAACTCTGCTATGGCCAGTGATGCCCAGATCACTCCGAGCTCTGAAGAAGTTAATGAAGGCCACCAATTGCAAGAATGTTCTTCACCCACCATTGACCAGAGTAAGGAATACGCAAATGAGGTGGAAGAAGTTGTAGAAAAGATGTCGGTGCCTGATAAGTCATACCAGGATGAATTCACTGCTGCTCTTAATAAGCTTCAAGTTGAAGCATCAGAACCAGCTTACACAACAGAGATATCCGAGCCTGCTAACGCACATATCGACTTCAATACAGAAATTTCCAGCGTTCATGAAAACAGACCAGATGAAGTTAAGACCAATCTCTCTTCTCCAGTTTCTCAAAGTATACCCTATGAGACTGTAGAGAATACAAATGTAAGACTTACAAGTCCAGATAAAGGAAGAGTAGAACGGCCACATTCTGGAAATTTTAGGGTTATGACATTAAAAGAAAGGATTAGTGATGGCAACGAGGAACAAATATCCAATCCAGAACAGTTCCGGAATTTAAGAAAGTTCTGGGATACAGAAAAGAGAAGCTCTAAAGAACTTGATGGATATTCTAAACTCAATGCCCAGTTAAAGACTAAGGACAATCTTAAGGACAATCTGAGTGACACATCTTCTACAAAAACTGCAAGTACTCTAAATGACCTACAGGAGAGGGATGAGAATGTCTACAAGGACATCTCATCAAGGGAATCATCTTCTGTGGATGGAGCAAGTGCTGCTGTTATAGGGGATATTATAGGAAAGGATGCTGCTTCTTTGGATCTCCATCAACATACAGACGAAGAGGAGATTGGAGCTAGGGAATGGAATTGGGAAGAGCCGGAAAGCCAGGATAATCCTACATTTATTTCTAACATGCCAAGCAGGGATGTAGTTATTTCTAAAAAGGTCTACTCCACTATTGAATCCCTACCATCCTATAAGGATAAAGAGAACAACCTGGACAGGTTAACTGAACCCCAGGAACAGGGATCTACCACACAAAGAAAGCCTCAGGACCTTTACTTTGCTGCTCGTTACGAAGTCCTGGATAAAAACTCTGGCTCAGATCAATCTGGCTCTGTAACTGAAAGCTCGGGCAATTTATTAT ATAAGAAGCCAGAAAGTGAATCGCCTGATGCTTCAAAACGTAACTCCATAGACCCAAAGCAAG GAATTGAAGAGTCTGATCCGATTTTGAGGGCACTGAAAAGGAGCAGTACTAAAACGCTTCCTCCCCTACCAGTGCAGGAGGTTTCCCTTGAGAAGTCAA ACCAAGACGACATTACTGTTCCGAAGGAGGATAGGGACCATACCTACGAAGAGG TCCGTGCAGATAAAGTCGTTCCGGAGAGAAGTCATTTTTCCGATCCAGAGAAACTAAAGCGACTGAGCCAATCGGTGCCCTCCTTCCTCAATGACGAT GTTAGTGGAAGCGTCATGAGCATCTACAGTGGAGATTTCGGCAATGTGGACATCAAGGGTAACATCCAGTTTGCTTTAGATTACGCCGATAACCTGCAGGAGTTTCAGGTCTTTGTCAGCCAGTGCAAAGATTTGGCTGCGGCGGACGTTAAGAAACAGCGATCGGACCC CTATGTGAAAGCCTATCTACTTCCAGAAAAGGCAAAAATGGGAAAGAGAAAAACGGGAGTCAAGAAGAAGACTTTGAATCCTGTCTACAATGATGTTCTAAGG TATAAAATCAGCAAGAACGCTCTCTTGAGTCAAACGCTAAACCTCTCGGTCTGGCACCATGACGTCCTGGGGCGCAACAGTTTTCTAGGAGAAGTGGATGTTAACTTGGCATCTTGGGACTGGAGTAATAAGCAGATGAACTGGTACCCACTGCAGCCTCGG ACACCCGCTGCTGGAATTGGGCTGGAAAACAGAGGGGAGATGAAATTAGCTCTGAAATATGTCCCAGAAGCCTTCACGG GTGCTAAGAATGCTGGGACGGGCGAGGTGCATATATGGCTAAAGGAATGCACTAATCTCCCCATGCTTAGAGGAAACAAAATAAACTCctttatcaaatg TACGATCCTTCCTGATACAAGTAGAAAAAGCCGCCAGAAAACACGGGCGGTAGACAAGACCCCGAATCCCTATTTCAACCACACCATGGTTTATGATGGGTTCAGGAAAGAAGATCTAAAAGAAGCTTGTGTGGAACTTACAGTCTGGGACCACAACAAACTGACCAATCACTTTTTGGGAGGCTTAAGGATAGGCTTAGGCACAG GTAAGAGCTATGGAACCCCGGTGGATTGGATGGACTCCAATGCGGCCGAAGCAACCACGTGGGAGAAAATGATCACCTCCCCGGATACATGGGTGGAAGCCATACTGCCGCTCAGGATGCTAAAGATGGCTAAAATGGCCAAATAA
- the sytl2 gene encoding synaptotagmin-like protein 2 isoform X4, translating to MIDLSFLTEAEQEAILRVLNRDAELKKAEEERVRHLYDAVDDENELKYKSGQWFYEAKSKRHRDKIHGADLVRASMRKRKAPPATLAELSRNYKENSKKSWVSSVNKDVFIPPELYGVMEDQEEEQGGFVPVKIEPTQSSKRVSFLSTDKNMESSKNGNVSPSRQRRNPFNSTNEGDDDTELGKDTHEPVNGPESGDKVSYPDNDPLYAAVKKPSGSFSSGLSQDYDMEDAHKFLGQGWKMQNRDRGGQKLVFGTSSGGIGKMSFERDDLSNIPQLENVLSFEENKENEGDYLDAEENDMPDMESEPADEPTDYFPAWRRPSIIINESLRQPITADNLSKERTDAPQTGHGKFRQPSQESGIQTDSAYSSEDLKVESRYTPLSIRDAQRVEEDKPDGLMTNLYSESKPNAVEGTADKANVRFLDQGVEGTGLPIPSKFETMYFRDRFSDGPKEQMLNSAQRPIWNTEEKNNLKLNADVPSSTLLKDTLYSKKPLHVDPQLKSSSEISPESLLPQNNYEILSEEELTSQKVASWLAQTPSIQGEEQIDLIEEHLYPEEQQMYPAEEQIYAKEEQVNQSEEVGEVVERSTVNHKSGAEEFKNALEKLKEEMSQAPPIAEMQNVSYEQPNRGSVVIEADSKATEPFPYAVDKNQDRAPTAYRSLPNSSFFQRVMQISQSINKEASPDEVQMTDQQKSPLPEPINLTNNLKQEEVINDLTPLPMKAQTDYASPYDKNDVEEIRSLDSQEVREEEVVQEKVTAVKDAFRISLQKLEEEYNIALASEAQMTPSFEEGGEEGQVQESPSPTVEQSEEEVVPEKVPVVKDAFKVALERLSEEHNSAMASDAQITLSSGEVNEGYLFQESPSPTVEQSEEEVVPEKVPVVKDAFKVALERLAEEHNSAMASDAQIIPSFDEGYLLQESPSPAIEQSEEEVVPEKVPVVKDAFKVALERLVEEHNSAMASDAQITPSSEEVNEGHQLQECSSPTIDQSKEYANEVEEVVEKMSVPDKSYQDEFTAALNKLQVEASEPAYTTEISEPANAHIDFNTEISSVHENRPDEVKTNLSSPVSQSIPYETVENTNVRLTSPDKGRVERPHSGNFRVMTLKERISDGNEEQISNPEQFRNLRKFWDTEKRSSKELDGYSKLNAQLKTKDNLKDNLSDTSSTKTASTLNDLQERDENVYKDISSRESSSVDGASAAVIGDIIGKDAASLDLHQHTDEEEIGAREWNWEEPESQDNPTFISNMPSRDVVISKKVYSTIESLPSYKDKENNLDRLTEPQEQGSTTQRKPQDLYFAARYEVLDKNSGSDQSGSVTESSGNLLYKKPESESPDASKRNSIDPKQGIEESDPILRALKRSSTKTLPPLPVQEVSLEKSNQDDITVPKEDRDHTYEEVRADKVVPERSHFSDPEKLKRLSQSVPSFLNDDTDGRETDSASESSFQLGRHKKSPSSLTNLSGSSGMASLSSVSGSVMSIYSGDFGNVDIKGNIQFALDYADNLQEFQVFVSQCKDLAAADVKKQRSDPYVKAYLLPEKAKMGKRKTGVKKKTLNPVYNDVLRYKISKNALLSQTLNLSVWHHDVLGRNSFLGEVDVNLASWDWSNKQMNWYPLQPRTPAAGIGLENRGEMKLALKYVPEAFTGAKNAGTGEVHIWLKECTNLPMLRGNKINSFIKCTILPDTSRKSRQKTRAVDKTPNPYFNHTMVYDGFRKEDLKEACVELTVWDHNKLTNHFLGGLRIGLGTGKSYGTPVDWMDSNAAEATTWEKMITSPDTWVEAILPLRMLKMAKMAK from the exons GCACCTCTATGATGCCGTCGATGATGAGAATGAACTAAAATACAAAAGCGGTCAATGGTTTTATGAAGCAAAGTCAAAAAGGCATAGAGATAAGATCCATGGAGCAGATCTGGTCAGAGCGTCAATGAGAAAAAGAAAAGCGCCACCGGCAACTCTAG CTGAATTAAGTAGAAACTATAAGGAAAACTCCAAGAAGAGCTGGGTCAGCAGTGTCAACAAGGATGTGTTTATTCCTCCAGAGCTTTATGGAGTCATGGAAGACCAAGAGGAGGAGCAAGGTGGCTTTGTGCCGGTGAAGATTGAGCCCACGCAAAG TTCCAAAAGAGTGAGCTTCTTATCCACAGACAAAAACATGGAAAGTTCGAAGAACGGGAATGTATCTCCATCAAGG CAAAGAAGAAATCCATTTAACTCTACCAATGAGGGAGACGATGACACAGAACTTGGAAAGGACACACACGAACCTGTAAACGGACCAGAAAGTGGAGACAAGGTGTCCTACCCAG ATAATGATCCTCTTTATGCCGCGGTGAAGAAACCTTCTGGATCCTTCTCTTCAGGTCTTTCCCAAG ACTATGATATGGAAGATGCCCATAAATTCCTTGGCCAAGGATGGAAGATGCAAAACAGAGACAGAGGAGGACAAAAGCTGGTGTTTGGGACAAGCAGTGGTGGCATTGGAAAAATGAGCTTTGAAAGAGATGATCTTTCTAACATACCCCAGCTAGAAAATGTGCTGAGCTTTGAGGAAAATAAGGAAAATGAAGGGGATTACCTGGATGCTGAAGAGAATGACATGCCTGATATGGAAAGTGAGCCCGCTGATGAGCCCACTGATTATTTTCCTGCATGGAGGAGACCTTCCATCATCATCAATGAAAGCTTACGACAGCCGATTACTGCCGACAATTTAAGCAAAGAGCGAACAGATGCCCCACAAACTGGCCACGGAAAATTCCGTCAGCCTTCACAAGAAAGTGGAATTCAGACCGACTCTGCATACTCATCTGAAGACCTCAAAGTGGAGAGCAGATATACACCTCTTAGCATTAGGGATGCTCAAAGAGTAGAGGAAGATAAACCTGATGGACTAATGACCAACTTGTATTCTGAAAGTAAACCCAATGCAGTTGAGGGTACCGCAGACAAAGCAAATGTCAGATTTTTAGACCAAGGTGTAGAAGGAACAGGTTTACCCATACCTTCGAAGTTTGAAACCATGTATTTTAGAGACAGGTTTAGTGATGGCCCTAAGGAGCAGATGCTTAACTCGGCACAAAGACCAATTTGGAATACAGAGGAAAAGAACAACCTTAAACTTAATGCAGATGTACCCTCAAGTACCCTTCTTAAAGATACCCTCTATAGCAAGAAACCATTGCATGTTGACCCTCAGCTCAAAAGCTCAAGTGAGATTTCTCCAGAGTCTCTTCTACCGCAGAATAACTATGAGATTCTTTCTGAGGAAGAGTTAACGTCACAGAAAGTAGCTTCATGGTTAGCCCAGACCCCTTCCATACAAGGTGAGGAGCAAATAGATCTGATCGAAGAACACCTGTATCCAGAGGAGCAGCAGATGTATCCAGCTGAAGAACAGATATATGCAAAAGAAGAACAAGTAAATCAAAGTGAAGAAGTTGGGGAAGTCGTTGAAAGGTCTACGGTTAATCATAAGTCAGGCGCGGAGGAGTTTAAGAATGCACTAGAGAAACTTAAAGAGGAAATGTCACAGGCTCCTCCTATTGCTGAAATGCAAAATGTTTCATATGAGCAACCCAACAGGGGCAGTGTTGTTATAGAGGCAGATTCCAAAGCCACTGAGCCATTTCCTTATGCTGTTGATAAAAATCAGGATAGGGCACCTACTGCTTACAGGTCTCtgccaaatagcagctttttcCAACGTGTTATGCAGATATCTCAGAGTATAAACAAGGAGGCATCTCCAGATGAAGTGCAAATGACTGATCAACAAAAATCTCCTTTACcggagccaattaacctgactAATAATTTAAAGCAGGAGGAAGTCATTAACGATCTTACGCCACTGCCAATGAAAGCTCAAACTGATTATGCTAGTCCCTATGATAAAAATGACGTTGAAGAAATACGTTCCCTAGATTCTCAGGAGGTACGTGAGGAGGAAGTTGTTCAAGAAAAGGTTACAGCAGTGAAGGATGCCTTCAGAATTTCTTTGCAAAAACTTGAAGAGGAGTATAACATTGCCCTTGCCAGTGAAGCCCAAATGACTCCAAGCTTTGAAGAGGGAGGTGAAGAAGGCCAAGTGCAGGAATCTCCTTCACCCACTGTTGAACAGAGCGAGGAAGAGGTGGTACCTGAAAAGGTTCCAGTGGTGAAAGATGCCTTTAAGGTTGCCTTGGAAAGACTTTCAGAAGAGCATAACTCTGCTATGGCCAGTGATGCCCAGATCACTCTGAGCTCTGGAGAAGTTAATGAAGGCTACCTATTCCAAGAAAGTCCTTCACCCACCGTTGAACAGAGCGAGGAAGAGGTGGTACCAGAAAAGGTTCCAGTGGTGAAAGATGCCTTTAAGGTTGCCTTGGAAAGACTTGCAGAAGAGCATAACTCTGCTATGGCCAGTGATGCCCAGATCATTCCGAGCTTTGATGAAGGCTACCTATTGCAAGAAAGTCCTTCACCCGCCATTGAACAGAGCGAGGAAGAGGTGGTACCAGAAAAGGTTCCAGTGGTGAAAGATGCCTTTAAGGTTGCCTTGGAAAGACTTGTGGAAGAGCATAACTCTGCTATGGCCAGTGATGCCCAGATCACTCCGAGCTCTGAAGAAGTTAATGAAGGCCACCAATTGCAAGAATGTTCTTCACCCACCATTGACCAGAGTAAGGAATACGCAAATGAGGTGGAAGAAGTTGTAGAAAAGATGTCGGTGCCTGATAAGTCATACCAGGATGAATTCACTGCTGCTCTTAATAAGCTTCAAGTTGAAGCATCAGAACCAGCTTACACAACAGAGATATCCGAGCCTGCTAACGCACATATCGACTTCAATACAGAAATTTCCAGCGTTCATGAAAACAGACCAGATGAAGTTAAGACCAATCTCTCTTCTCCAGTTTCTCAAAGTATACCCTATGAGACTGTAGAGAATACAAATGTAAGACTTACAAGTCCAGATAAAGGAAGAGTAGAACGGCCACATTCTGGAAATTTTAGGGTTATGACATTAAAAGAAAGGATTAGTGATGGCAACGAGGAACAAATATCCAATCCAGAACAGTTCCGGAATTTAAGAAAGTTCTGGGATACAGAAAAGAGAAGCTCTAAAGAACTTGATGGATATTCTAAACTCAATGCCCAGTTAAAGACTAAGGACAATCTTAAGGACAATCTGAGTGACACATCTTCTACAAAAACTGCAAGTACTCTAAATGACCTACAGGAGAGGGATGAGAATGTCTACAAGGACATCTCATCAAGGGAATCATCTTCTGTGGATGGAGCAAGTGCTGCTGTTATAGGGGATATTATAGGAAAGGATGCTGCTTCTTTGGATCTCCATCAACATACAGACGAAGAGGAGATTGGAGCTAGGGAATGGAATTGGGAAGAGCCGGAAAGCCAGGATAATCCTACATTTATTTCTAACATGCCAAGCAGGGATGTAGTTATTTCTAAAAAGGTCTACTCCACTATTGAATCCCTACCATCCTATAAGGATAAAGAGAACAACCTGGACAGGTTAACTGAACCCCAGGAACAGGGATCTACCACACAAAGAAAGCCTCAGGACCTTTACTTTGCTGCTCGTTACGAAGTCCTGGATAAAAACTCTGGCTCAGATCAATCTGGCTCTGTAACTGAAAGCTCGGGCAATTTATTAT ATAAGAAGCCAGAAAGTGAATCGCCTGATGCTTCAAAACGTAACTCCATAGACCCAAAGCAAG GAATTGAAGAGTCTGATCCGATTTTGAGGGCACTGAAAAGGAGCAGTACTAAAACGCTTCCTCCCCTACCAGTGCAGGAGGTTTCCCTTGAGAAGTCAA ACCAAGACGACATTACTGTTCCGAAGGAGGATAGGGACCATACCTACGAAGAGG TCCGTGCAGATAAAGTCGTTCCGGAGAGAAGTCATTTTTCCGATCCAGAGAAACTAAAGCGACTGAGCCAATCGGTGCCCTCCTTCCTCAATGACGAT ACTGATGGCAGAGAGACAGATTCAGCATCAGAAAGCAGTTTTCAGCTTGGCAGACACAAGAAGAGCCCCAGTTCTCTAACCAATCTTAGCGGCTCCTCTGGCATGGCCTCCTTATCTTCT GTTAGTGGAAGCGTCATGAGCATCTACAGTGGAGATTTCGGCAATGTGGACATCAAGGGTAACATCCAGTTTGCTTTAGATTACGCCGATAACCTGCAGGAGTTTCAGGTCTTTGTCAGCCAGTGCAAAGATTTGGCTGCGGCGGACGTTAAGAAACAGCGATCGGACCC CTATGTGAAAGCCTATCTACTTCCAGAAAAGGCAAAAATGGGAAAGAGAAAAACGGGAGTCAAGAAGAAGACTTTGAATCCTGTCTACAATGATGTTCTAAGG TATAAAATCAGCAAGAACGCTCTCTTGAGTCAAACGCTAAACCTCTCGGTCTGGCACCATGACGTCCTGGGGCGCAACAGTTTTCTAGGAGAAGTGGATGTTAACTTGGCATCTTGGGACTGGAGTAATAAGCAGATGAACTGGTACCCACTGCAGCCTCGG ACACCCGCTGCTGGAATTGGGCTGGAAAACAGAGGGGAGATGAAATTAGCTCTGAAATATGTCCCAGAAGCCTTCACGG GTGCTAAGAATGCTGGGACGGGCGAGGTGCATATATGGCTAAAGGAATGCACTAATCTCCCCATGCTTAGAGGAAACAAAATAAACTCctttatcaaatg TACGATCCTTCCTGATACAAGTAGAAAAAGCCGCCAGAAAACACGGGCGGTAGACAAGACCCCGAATCCCTATTTCAACCACACCATGGTTTATGATGGGTTCAGGAAAGAAGATCTAAAAGAAGCTTGTGTGGAACTTACAGTCTGGGACCACAACAAACTGACCAATCACTTTTTGGGAGGCTTAAGGATAGGCTTAGGCACAG GTAAGAGCTATGGAACCCCGGTGGATTGGATGGACTCCAATGCGGCCGAAGCAACCACGTGGGAGAAAATGATCACCTCCCCGGATACATGGGTGGAAGCCATACTGCCGCTCAGGATGCTAAAGATGGCTAAAATGGCCAAATAA